In the genome of Pelagibacterium nitratireducens, one region contains:
- a CDS encoding DUF4282 domain-containing protein has product MRFDDLRKLATGSVLFNLGRIISPRLVTILYMLGLAGIALWAVNHFFSSFRFGFGNGLWGLLEIVVFGLLAFVALRIVCEAVIVFFRANSAEAETYEPEHLGASLIDDVREAIEDLADQEPDPVEPVAPAPVAPTPPATPVAEEPAVMPDADTPKPAAKRRPSRAKPAPKA; this is encoded by the coding sequence ATGCGCTTCGACGACCTGCGAAAGCTCGCAACGGGCAGTGTCCTGTTCAATCTGGGCCGGATCATCTCGCCACGCCTTGTGACGATCCTCTATATGCTTGGCCTGGCGGGCATTGCGCTGTGGGCGGTCAATCACTTCTTTTCGAGCTTCCGGTTCGGCTTTGGCAACGGGCTGTGGGGCCTGCTCGAAATCGTCGTCTTCGGGCTTTTGGCTTTCGTAGCGTTGCGCATTGTGTGCGAAGCCGTCATCGTTTTCTTCCGCGCCAACAGCGCAGAGGCCGAAACCTATGAGCCCGAACATTTGGGCGCTTCGCTGATCGATGACGTTCGCGAAGCGATCGAGGACCTGGCCGATCAGGAGCCCGACCCGGTCGAGCCGGTGGCACCCGCTCCGGTCGCCCCCACGCCACCGGCAACGCCGGTTGCCGAGGAGCCAGCAGTGATGCCGGATGCCGACACCCCCAAGCCCGCGGCCAAACGGCGCCCAAGCCGGGCAAAACCGGCGCCCAAAGCTTGA
- a CDS encoding ATP12 family chaperone protein, which yields MREFLEDAIRHQDAGQGRHQKDLIRELPKRFYKSVDVAETDGVFAVLLDGRVTKTPTGKPVGVGHPDLAARMREEWDAQGDRIDPDMMPHVKLINSAVEAGEESRPALLDEVVKYAGNDLLLYRADSPRELVEKQEQIWDDVLVRIARHFSVSFQPTVGIMHKAQSVDMLKKLRDAIEPLHHVPATAMVSVTGLTGSGLLAVGLRERLVDADAAWTAAHVDEDYQISLWGEDYEAAARRRQRRLEFDAAVNVINLLG from the coding sequence ATGCGCGAATTTCTCGAAGACGCCATCCGGCACCAGGATGCGGGGCAGGGCCGTCATCAGAAGGATCTGATCCGCGAGTTGCCCAAGCGCTTTTATAAATCGGTGGACGTTGCCGAGACTGATGGCGTTTTTGCTGTGCTGCTTGACGGGCGCGTGACCAAGACGCCGACCGGCAAACCGGTTGGCGTTGGTCATCCCGATCTTGCGGCGCGCATGCGCGAGGAATGGGATGCGCAGGGCGATCGCATCGATCCCGATATGATGCCGCATGTCAAACTGATCAATTCGGCCGTCGAAGCGGGCGAGGAATCACGTCCCGCACTGCTTGACGAAGTGGTGAAATATGCGGGCAACGATCTGCTGCTCTATCGCGCCGACAGCCCGCGCGAGCTTGTCGAAAAGCAGGAGCAGATTTGGGACGATGTGCTCGTGCGGATCGCACGGCATTTTTCGGTGAGCTTCCAGCCCACAGTCGGGATCATGCATAAGGCGCAATCTGTCGACATGCTGAAAAAGCTCAGAGATGCCATCGAGCCGCTGCACCATGTGCCTGCGACTGCGATGGTGTCGGTGACGGGGCTCACCGGCTCGGGCCTGCTGGCGGTTGGTCTGCGCGAGCGGCTGGTCGATGCCGATGCCGCGTGGACCGCAGCCCATGTTGATGAGGACTACCAGATTTCGCTGTGGGGCGAGGATTACGAGGCGGCGGCGCGGCGGCGGCAGCGGCGTCTCGAATTTGATGCCGCGGTCAATGTTATCAACCTGTTAGGCTGA
- a CDS encoding Do family serine endopeptidase — MIRKSIVAILLVLAPAAAFAQVERTVPQSQEEIQLSYSPVVQQVAPAVVNVYATRVTQQQSGFGDPFFDQFFGRSPLFNQRPQTSQSLGSGVIVSADGMILTNNHVVEGATDIRVVLNDGREYPVELVLADPSTDLAVLRAEDGAGEFPFVTFADSDQLEVGDLVLAIGNPFGVGQSVSSGIVSALARTGMGMTDYQFFIQTDAAINPGNSGGALVDMNGQLVGINTALFTRSGGSQGIGFAIPSNMARVIADAGAAGGEIVRPWLGAQMQMLDADLAASLGLVTPRGALVTEIAPDSPAEAAGLASGDVITAIDGVAVQDPEALNYRVATKPVGSISELTLWRNGAETTATLEMGAPPATSDRQATISGNTRFAGVSAAELNPALAQQLGLGFSTQGVAVVEVEAGSPAARMGLEQGDVIVALNGTEIRDIETFESLASQRPRAWQIILQREGRVIRSVVSG, encoded by the coding sequence ATGATCCGCAAGTCGATTGTTGCTATTCTTCTGGTCCTCGCACCTGCCGCGGCCTTTGCCCAGGTCGAGCGGACGGTGCCGCAGAGCCAGGAGGAAATCCAACTCTCCTATTCGCCGGTGGTCCAGCAGGTCGCGCCGGCGGTCGTCAATGTCTATGCAACCCGGGTCACCCAGCAGCAGAGCGGTTTTGGCGATCCTTTCTTCGACCAGTTTTTCGGTCGCTCGCCGCTCTTCAACCAGCGGCCGCAGACCTCGCAATCGCTGGGGTCGGGCGTGATTGTCAGTGCGGATGGCATGATCCTCACCAACAATCACGTCGTGGAAGGGGCGACCGATATTCGGGTTGTGCTCAATGACGGGCGGGAATATCCCGTCGAACTGGTGCTGGCCGATCCCTCGACCGATCTGGCCGTGCTCAGGGCCGAGGATGGGGCGGGGGAGTTTCCCTTCGTCACGTTTGCCGATTCCGACCAGTTGGAGGTCGGCGATCTCGTTCTGGCCATCGGCAATCCGTTCGGAGTGGGGCAATCGGTGTCCAGCGGCATCGTTTCGGCACTGGCGCGAACCGGCATGGGGATGACCGACTATCAATTCTTCATCCAGACCGACGCAGCGATCAATCCGGGCAATTCGGGCGGTGCGCTGGTCGATATGAACGGGCAACTGGTCGGTATCAACACGGCGCTGTTTACCCGCTCGGGCGGCTCGCAGGGCATCGGGTTCGCCATACCCTCCAATATGGCGCGGGTGATCGCCGATGCGGGCGCGGCGGGTGGCGAGATCGTGCGGCCCTGGCTGGGCGCGCAGATGCAGATGCTGGACGCCGACCTGGCCGCCAGCCTGGGACTGGTGACGCCGCGCGGGGCACTGGTAACTGAAATCGCGCCCGACAGCCCGGCCGAGGCGGCAGGGCTGGCTTCGGGCGACGTGATCACCGCGATCGATGGGGTGGCGGTTCAGGACCCCGAAGCGCTCAATTATCGCGTGGCGACCAAGCCGGTCGGCTCGATCTCCGAATTGACGCTGTGGCGGAACGGCGCCGAGACGACTGCCACACTGGAAATGGGGGCGCCGCCCGCGACTTCGGACCGGCAGGCGACGATTTCGGGCAATACGCGATTTGCAGGGGTCAGCGCGGCTGAACTGAACCCCGCATTGGCGCAGCAATTGGGGCTGGGCTTTTCAACGCAGGGGGTCGCCGTCGTCGAGGTTGAGGCGGGAAGCCCGGCGGCGCGCATGGGGCTCGAGCAAGGCGATGTGATCGTTGCGCTGAACGGCACGGAAATTCGTGATATTGAAACCTTCGAATCCCTAGCCAGCCAGCGCCCGCGCGCCTGGCAGATCATCCTGCAACGCGAAGGCAGGGTCATCCGTTCGGTGGTGAGCGGATGA
- a CDS encoding AAA family ATPase — protein sequence MDAGNGQLPRPEALGPRIMVLGPTNSGKSTLTEALGMRLGVAAIHLDRLRHIPGTDWEQRPDAEFAALHDAAIAEPAWIMDGSYSVLMPQRVARATGIIVLDENLAVRTLRYLRRSLSRRRRAGGLEGDRDSVKWEMLAWLWKTRNKAEGTRQSAIQTGLPRVFCRSTRELKVLYAAWGLSQADL from the coding sequence ATGGACGCCGGCAACGGCCAATTGCCGCGGCCCGAAGCACTCGGGCCGCGGATCATGGTGCTCGGTCCGACGAACTCGGGAAAATCGACACTCACTGAAGCGCTTGGAATGCGGCTCGGCGTCGCTGCCATTCACCTTGACCGGCTGCGGCACATACCCGGCACCGATTGGGAACAGCGCCCCGACGCCGAATTCGCGGCTCTGCACGATGCTGCTATCGCCGAGCCGGCATGGATCATGGACGGCTCCTATTCGGTCCTGATGCCACAGCGCGTGGCGCGGGCCACCGGCATCATCGTGCTCGATGAAAATCTTGCCGTGCGCACCCTGCGCTATTTGCGCCGCAGCCTATCCCGGCGGCGTCGGGCTGGCGGACTCGAAGGGGACCGTGACTCGGTCAAATGGGAGATGCTTGCCTGGCTATGGAAGACCCGCAACAAGGCAGAGGGAACCCGTCAGAGCGCAATTCAAACAGGGCTGCCGCGTGTCTTTTGCCGGAGCACGAGGGAGCTCAAAGTCCTCTATGCAGCATGGGGCCTAAGCCAAGCCGATCTGTAA
- the rimO gene encoding 30S ribosomal protein S12 methylthiotransferase RimO — translation MSAPTPTQNAPKIGLVSLGCPKALVDSERILTTLRAQGYSFSPSYEGADVVIVNTCGFLDSAKAESLDAIGEAISENGRVIVTGCLGGEEELIRKTHPGVLAVSGAHQYEAVVDAVHQAVPPVPNAFVDLVPEQGLRLTPRHYAYLKISEGCNNRCTFCIIPSIRGDLVSRPIASVLYEAERLVKSGVKEIMVISQDTSAYGVDIKYATSPYRGRQVEARFQTLAEEMGKLGAWVRMHYVYPYPHVDNVIPLMADGVILPYLDIPFQHASPQVLKSMRRPANQEKTADRIRKWRETCPDLAIRSTFIVGFPGETEEDFQMLLDWVHETKIDRAGAFPYEPVTGARANDLGLDEIPDELKQERYGRLMEALQEVSSERLASRVGRTIDVLVDDVEPEEQRVIARSQWDAPEIDGNVIVENASGIKPGDMISVTVVDSDEYDLYAVPAGSVQ, via the coding sequence ATGAGCGCGCCAACACCAACACAAAACGCCCCAAAGATCGGCCTCGTCAGCCTCGGCTGCCCCAAGGCCCTCGTCGATTCCGAGCGGATCCTCACAACGCTGCGTGCGCAAGGCTACAGCTTTTCACCCTCCTATGAGGGCGCCGATGTCGTCATCGTCAACACCTGCGGCTTTCTCGACAGCGCCAAGGCTGAAAGCCTCGACGCCATCGGTGAAGCGATTTCGGAAAATGGCCGCGTCATCGTCACCGGCTGTCTCGGCGGCGAGGAAGAGCTGATCCGCAAGACCCATCCCGGCGTCCTGGCCGTCTCGGGCGCGCATCAGTATGAAGCGGTCGTCGACGCGGTCCATCAGGCTGTGCCCCCGGTGCCCAACGCCTTTGTCGATCTCGTGCCCGAACAGGGTCTGCGGCTCACCCCGCGCCACTACGCCTATCTCAAGATTTCCGAAGGCTGCAACAATCGCTGCACCTTCTGCATCATCCCCTCGATCCGCGGCGATCTCGTCTCGCGCCCCATCGCCTCCGTGCTTTATGAAGCCGAGCGGCTGGTCAAGTCGGGCGTCAAGGAGATCATGGTCATCTCCCAGGACACCTCGGCCTATGGCGTGGACATCAAATACGCCACGTCCCCCTATCGCGGACGTCAGGTCGAAGCGCGGTTCCAGACGCTGGCCGAGGAAATGGGCAAGCTCGGCGCCTGGGTTCGGATGCACTACGTCTATCCCTACCCCCACGTCGATAACGTCATTCCGCTAATGGCCGACGGGGTGATCCTGCCCTATCTCGACATCCCCTTCCAGCACGCCAGCCCGCAGGTTCTCAAGTCCATGCGGCGCCCGGCCAATCAGGAAAAGACCGCCGACCGCATCCGGAAATGGCGCGAAACCTGTCCCGATCTCGCCATCCGCTCGACCTTCATCGTCGGCTTCCCCGGCGAGACCGAGGAAGATTTCCAGATGCTGCTCGATTGGGTCCACGAGACCAAGATCGACCGCGCCGGGGCGTTTCCCTACGAGCCGGTAACCGGCGCCCGCGCCAACGATCTGGGCCTCGATGAAATCCCCGATGAGCTCAAGCAGGAGCGCTACGGGCGACTGATGGAGGCGCTGCAGGAGGTTTCGAGTGAACGCCTCGCCTCGCGCGTCGGCCGCACCATCGACGTTCTCGTCGATGACGTCGAACCCGAAGAGCAGCGCGTGATTGCCCGTTCGCAATGGGATGCTCCGGAAATCGACGGCAATGTCATCGTCGAGAACGCCTCAGGTATCAAGCCCGGCGACATGATCTCGGTGACAGTCGTTGATTCCGACGAATACGACCTCTATGCGGTCCCGGCTGGTTCGGTGCAGTGA
- the folP gene encoding dihydropteroate synthase, producing the protein MTHRAYDVPMAGGPLKLGRTPLVMGILNVTPDSFSDGGDFSALDAALAHAEDLAAEGADIIDIGGESTRPGSDEVSVQDELDRVMPVLDALAERGFEAPISIDTYKALVADQAVQAGAKIINDVQGLQRDPEIADVAAHHSTPIIAMHWDTERDTARDLIDEMKRWLSRSVDIALKAGIARDAIILDPGFGFAKSFAENYELLNRLDELHALGFPLLVGTSRKRMIGNLLDVPPKERVSGTIATSVLGYLKGGHIFRVHDVRANRDALRVAAATLYGPPQLEG; encoded by the coding sequence GTGACGCACCGCGCCTATGACGTCCCGATGGCTGGCGGCCCGCTGAAACTGGGCCGCACGCCTCTCGTCATGGGCATTTTGAACGTAACCCCCGACAGCTTTTCCGATGGCGGCGATTTCTCCGCCCTCGACGCGGCCCTCGCGCACGCAGAAGACCTCGCTGCCGAAGGCGCCGACATCATCGATATCGGCGGCGAAAGCACCCGTCCCGGCTCCGATGAAGTGAGCGTACAGGACGAACTCGACAGGGTCATGCCCGTGCTCGACGCCCTTGCGGAGCGCGGTTTTGAAGCCCCGATCTCCATCGACACCTACAAGGCCCTGGTCGCAGATCAGGCGGTCCAGGCGGGCGCCAAAATCATCAACGATGTCCAAGGCCTGCAGCGCGATCCGGAAATCGCCGACGTAGCCGCCCATCACAGCACGCCAATCATCGCCATGCACTGGGACACCGAGCGTGATACCGCGCGCGACCTGATCGATGAAATGAAGCGCTGGCTGTCACGGTCAGTGGACATCGCGCTCAAGGCAGGTATCGCAAGAGACGCAATCATTCTCGATCCGGGTTTTGGCTTTGCGAAATCCTTTGCCGAGAATTACGAACTCCTCAACCGCCTCGATGAATTGCACGCGCTCGGCTTTCCCTTGCTGGTTGGGACCTCCCGCAAACGCATGATCGGCAATCTACTCGATGTGCCGCCCAAGGAGCGCGTTTCGGGCACCATCGCAACCTCTGTTCTGGGCTATCTAAAGGGCGGGCACATTTTCCGCGTCCATGACGTGCGCGCCAATCGCGACGCCTTGCGCGTGGCTGCCGCCACGCTTTATGGTCCGCCGCAACTGGAGGGGTGA
- the folK gene encoding 2-amino-4-hydroxy-6-hydroxymethyldihydropteridine diphosphokinase — translation MARAVLALGANIGEPAHQIAKAIEAIAGHPQIFLLKQSKLIVSEPWGKTDQNRFHNGAVLIETTLSPLELLDFCLATEAEIGRVRIEKWGPRSIDIDVITYDDLTMESERLTLPHPYAHERDFVLGPVREIAPDMADWLLNQAGRKSA, via the coding sequence ATGGCCCGCGCCGTTCTGGCGCTGGGCGCCAATATTGGCGAGCCCGCGCACCAGATCGCCAAAGCCATTGAGGCCATCGCCGGCCATCCGCAGATTTTCCTTTTGAAACAAAGCAAACTGATCGTCAGCGAACCCTGGGGCAAGACCGATCAGAACCGGTTTCACAACGGCGCCGTTCTGATCGAAACCACCCTGTCCCCGCTCGAGCTTCTCGACTTCTGCCTTGCCACCGAAGCCGAGATCGGACGCGTCCGTATTGAGAAATGGGGCCCGCGCAGCATCGATATCGACGTCATCACCTACGATGATCTGACCATGGAATCCGAGCGCCTTACCTTGCCGCATCCTTACGCCCATGAGCGCGATTTCGTGCTCGGTCCAGTGCGCGAAATCGCGCCGGATATGGCTGACTGGCTGCTGAATCAGGCCGGCAGGAAATCAGCCTAA
- the folB gene encoding dihydroneopterin aldolase: MDSFADRDRIILAGLAFYGYHGVMMEENALGQRFRIDLELGLDMSEAARSDDVASTISYAHIYDLVKEAFEERRFKLIEALGHHIMARLFERFDKLDWIRIKVRKPEAPLPIVAGEAAIEMVRTREQI, from the coding sequence ATGGACAGCTTTGCCGATCGCGACCGCATCATTCTGGCCGGGCTGGCCTTTTATGGCTACCACGGTGTCATGATGGAGGAAAACGCCCTCGGCCAGCGCTTCCGCATCGATCTCGAGCTGGGGCTGGACATGTCCGAGGCCGCCCGCTCCGATGACGTGGCCTCCACGATTTCCTATGCCCATATCTACGATCTGGTGAAGGAAGCCTTCGAGGAAAGGCGTTTCAAGCTCATCGAGGCGCTCGGCCATCACATCATGGCGCGTCTATTCGAACGCTTCGACAAGCTCGACTGGATCCGCATCAAGGTCAGAAAGCCCGAAGCGCCCCTGCCCATCGTGGCCGGCGAAGCCGCCATCGAAATGGTCAGGACGCGGGAGCAGATCTGA
- a CDS encoding HAD-IA family hydrolase, whose protein sequence is MAEPRLVMFDMDGTLIDSGSIIAEHMAATFRDHGLDVPTSEMSHSIIGLSLEIAMERLAQCDAETAILMAGTYRQHYRAMLAGGDRHEPLYAGALDALNRLRAHETSILGIATGKGLSGVNRILALHALADHFVTLQTPDHNPSKPHPGMILRACAETGIDPDCTVMIGDTTFDMELGRSAGARTIGVSWGYHARVALEESGAHIIIDDYADLDDAIERVLS, encoded by the coding sequence ATGGCCGAACCGCGTCTTGTCATGTTCGATATGGACGGCACGCTGATCGACTCCGGTTCGATCATTGCCGAGCATATGGCCGCGACGTTCCGCGATCACGGGCTGGACGTGCCTACGTCGGAAATGTCTCATTCGATCATCGGTCTGTCGCTGGAAATTGCCATGGAACGGCTGGCGCAATGCGATGCGGAGACAGCCATCCTGATGGCAGGGACCTACCGCCAGCACTACCGCGCCATGCTGGCCGGAGGTGATCGGCATGAGCCGCTTTATGCGGGGGCGCTGGACGCGCTGAACCGTTTGCGGGCGCATGAGACCTCGATCCTTGGTATTGCCACCGGCAAGGGGCTGAGCGGGGTCAATCGCATTCTGGCGCTGCACGCATTGGCGGATCATTTCGTGACGCTGCAGACCCCCGACCACAATCCGTCGAAACCTCATCCGGGAATGATCCTGCGGGCTTGCGCCGAGACCGGGATCGATCCCGACTGCACGGTGATGATCGGGGATACGACGTTCGACATGGAGTTGGGGCGGTCGGCCGGGGCGCGGACCATCGGGGTGAGCTGGGGGTATCACGCCCGCGTTGCGCTCGAAGAGAGCGGTGCCCATATCATCATCGACGATTATGCCGATCTCGATGACGCTATCGAAAGGGTTTTGAGTTGA
- a CDS encoding RluA family pseudouridine synthase has protein sequence MSGVQLREVAADEDGMRLDRWFSVHFPDLSFGRLQKLLRSGQVRVDSGRVATNARLVAGQTVRVPPLGDAPVRSPDAPRINQKDADFLRDLILYEDDEVYVFNKPHGLAVQGGSGTKRHIDGMLKSLPNKKGEPPRLVHRLDRDTSGCLLVAKTRAAASHFGTVFRSRSARKIYWAITIGVAHPRQGRISCFLARQSTQDGEQMVVVENGTEGAQHSVSYYSVTESAANQFAWVTLKPVTGRTHQLRVHMMELGTPILDDPRYNTLENWNFERPEELGNGLHLHARRLAIPLRSGKRLDITAPLPPHMKASFETLGFNANQYDVQDVDPEDDA, from the coding sequence ATGAGCGGCGTGCAATTGCGGGAAGTGGCGGCGGATGAGGACGGGATGCGGCTCGACCGCTGGTTCTCGGTTCATTTTCCCGACCTGAGCTTCGGGCGCCTGCAAAAGCTGTTGCGCTCGGGGCAGGTGCGGGTCGATAGCGGACGCGTGGCCACCAATGCGCGGCTGGTTGCCGGGCAGACGGTGCGCGTGCCGCCGCTGGGCGATGCGCCTGTTCGCTCGCCGGACGCGCCGCGGATCAATCAGAAAGATGCCGATTTCCTGCGCGACCTCATTTTGTATGAGGATGACGAGGTCTATGTGTTCAACAAACCGCACGGGCTTGCCGTGCAGGGCGGATCGGGCACCAAGCGCCATATCGACGGCATGCTCAAATCGCTGCCCAACAAGAAGGGTGAGCCGCCGCGGCTGGTTCACCGCCTCGACCGGGATACGTCAGGGTGCCTGCTGGTGGCCAAGACGCGGGCGGCGGCGAGCCATTTCGGAACCGTGTTCCGCTCACGCTCGGCGCGCAAGATCTATTGGGCGATAACGATTGGCGTTGCCCATCCTCGCCAGGGACGGATTTCGTGCTTTCTGGCGCGGCAATCGACCCAGGATGGCGAGCAGATGGTAGTGGTCGAAAACGGTACCGAGGGCGCGCAGCATTCAGTGAGCTATTATTCGGTGACCGAGAGCGCCGCTAATCAGTTCGCCTGGGTGACGCTCAAACCGGTCACCGGGCGCACGCACCAGTTGCGCGTTCACATGATGGAACTGGGCACGCCCATTCTCGACGACCCGCGCTACAACACGCTGGAAAACTGGAATTTCGAGCGGCCCGAGGAACTGGGCAACGGTTTGCATTTGCACGCGAGGCGGCTGGCCATTCCGCTGCGCAGCGGCAAGAGGCTCGATATCACCGCACCGCTCCCGCCGCATATGAAGGCGAGCTTTGAAACGCTGGGGTTTAATGCCAATCAGTACGATGTGCAGGATGTCGATCCGGAGGACGATGCGTGA
- a CDS encoding replication-associated recombination protein A: MSDLFPEDLPASRPTDEPGADRPLADRLRPKSLDEVIGQTHIIGPDGTLRRMLASGRLGSLILWGPPGTGKTTVARLLADAVDYRFEQISAIFSGVADLKKVFETARTARRAGQRTLLFVDEIHRFNRAQQDSFLPVMEDGTVVLVGATTENPSFELNAALLSRAQVLKFTSLDRDDLDALATRAEEELGKALPLDEDARQTLIGLADGDGRAMLGLIEEIIAATGPDDVLDPAGLARLVQRRAPIYDKSQDGHYNLISALHKTVRGSDPDAALYYFARMIDAGEDPMYLARRLIRMAVEDIGMADPQALPIATAAKDAYHMLGSPEGELALAEVVVYLATAPKSNALYNAYNRALALAKKTGSPTPPMAILNAPTKLMKSEGYGEGYIYDHDTPEGFSGQEYFPEKIGRQDFYQPVERGFERDIKKRMDYFGKLRAAKRDVS; the protein is encoded by the coding sequence ATGAGCGACCTTTTTCCCGAGGACCTTCCAGCCTCCCGACCGACGGATGAACCGGGCGCCGACCGGCCGCTGGCCGACCGGCTGCGGCCGAAATCGCTCGATGAGGTGATCGGGCAGACCCATATCATCGGGCCCGACGGCACGCTGCGGCGGATGCTGGCGTCGGGGCGGCTGGGTTCGCTCATCCTGTGGGGGCCGCCGGGAACCGGCAAGACGACAGTGGCGCGGTTGCTGGCCGATGCAGTGGACTATCGGTTCGAGCAGATTTCGGCGATCTTTTCGGGGGTAGCGGACCTCAAGAAGGTGTTCGAAACGGCGCGCACGGCGCGGCGGGCCGGGCAGCGTACGCTGCTGTTCGTCGATGAAATCCATCGCTTCAACCGGGCGCAGCAGGACAGTTTTCTTCCCGTCATGGAAGATGGCACCGTGGTGCTGGTCGGGGCGACGACGGAGAACCCCAGTTTCGAGCTCAACGCGGCGCTTCTGTCGCGGGCGCAGGTGCTCAAGTTTACCAGTCTCGACCGTGACGATCTCGATGCGCTTGCCACGCGGGCCGAAGAGGAATTGGGCAAGGCACTGCCGCTCGATGAGGACGCGCGGCAGACGCTGATCGGGCTGGCCGATGGCGATGGGCGGGCCATGCTGGGGTTGATCGAGGAGATCATTGCCGCAACCGGACCGGATGACGTTTTAGATCCTGCAGGGCTGGCGCGTCTGGTTCAGCGGCGGGCGCCGATCTATGACAAGAGCCAGGATGGCCACTACAATCTGATTTCGGCGCTGCACAAGACGGTGCGCGGGTCGGACCCCGATGCGGCGCTCTATTATTTCGCGCGCATGATCGATGCGGGCGAGGACCCGATGTATCTGGCGCGGCGGCTGATCCGCATGGCTGTCGAAGATATTGGCATGGCCGATCCGCAGGCGTTGCCCATAGCTACCGCCGCAAAGGACGCCTATCACATGCTCGGTTCGCCCGAAGGGGAGTTGGCGCTGGCGGAAGTGGTGGTTTATCTGGCGACGGCGCCGAAATCGAACGCGCTTTACAATGCCTACAACCGAGCACTGGCCCTGGCCAAAAAGACCGGCTCGCCGACGCCGCCCATGGCCATTCTCAATGCGCCGACCAAGCTGATGAAGTCGGAGGGGTATGGCGAGGGCTATATCTACGACCACGACACCCCCGAGGGGTTTTCGGGGCAGGAGTATTTTCCCGAAAAGATCGGGCGGCAGGATTTCTATCAGCCGGTCGAGCGCGGGTTTGAACGCGATATCAAGAAGCGGATGGATTATTTCGGGAAACTGCGCGCGGCGAAGCGCGACGTCAGTTAG
- the lipB gene encoding lipoyl(octanoyl) transferase LipB: MNICASAPKLKRTDGIPANWIIAESQVEYPDALATMEGRARAIAAGEASEAIWLVEHPPLYTAGTSAKTEDLLIPDRFPVFEAGRGGQFTYHGPGQRVAYVMLDLRQRGRDIRCLVAGLENWVIDTLGAFNIKGEKRDGRIGVWVKRPDKGPFVEDKIAAIGVRVSRWVSFHGISLNISPDLDHYSGIVPCGISQHGVTSFEDLGQIVSMAEVDSVLKSRFETHFGPARLASAL, translated from the coding sequence ATGAACATTTGCGCGAGCGCGCCCAAGCTCAAACGGACCGACGGAATTCCGGCCAACTGGATCATTGCCGAGTCCCAGGTGGAATACCCCGATGCTCTTGCGACAATGGAAGGCCGCGCCCGCGCGATTGCAGCCGGTGAGGCGTCCGAAGCCATATGGCTGGTCGAGCACCCTCCCCTTTATACCGCTGGCACCTCCGCCAAGACCGAGGACCTATTAATACCCGACCGTTTTCCCGTGTTCGAGGCGGGGCGAGGTGGACAATTCACCTATCATGGGCCTGGCCAGCGAGTCGCCTATGTAATGCTCGACCTGCGCCAGCGCGGACGGGACATCCGATGCCTGGTGGCCGGGCTTGAAAACTGGGTGATCGACACCCTCGGAGCCTTCAATATCAAGGGCGAAAAACGCGATGGGCGTATCGGCGTCTGGGTCAAGCGCCCGGACAAGGGCCCGTTCGTTGAAGACAAGATTGCCGCGATCGGTGTACGGGTTTCCCGCTGGGTCAGCTTCCACGGTATATCGCTCAACATCAGCCCTGATCTCGATCATTATTCCGGCATCGTGCCGTGCGGCATTAGCCAGCACGGAGTCACGAGCTTTGAGGATCTGGGGCAGATCGTTTCGATGGCCGAGGTGGATTCGGTTCTCAAATCACGCTTTGAAACGCACTTCGGGCCGGCAAGGCTTGCCTCTGCGCTGTGA
- the rplQ gene encoding 50S ribosomal protein L17: MRHGKAGRKLNRTSSHRKAMFKNMSAALIKHEQIVTTLPKAKELRPIVEKLITLGKRGDLHARRQAIAQIGDETMVKKLFDILGPRYKDRNGGYTRVLKAGFRHGDNAPVGIIEFVDRDVEARGKDSGPTADFTRDEESEAA, encoded by the coding sequence ATGCGCCACGGTAAAGCCGGCCGCAAACTGAACCGGACCTCTTCGCATCGCAAGGCGATGTTCAAGAACATGTCCGCAGCATTGATCAAGCACGAACAGATCGTGACGACCCTGCCCAAGGCGAAGGAGTTGCGTCCGATCGTCGAAAAGCTCATCACCCTTGGCAAGCGCGGCGATCTGCATGCCCGCCGCCAGGCCATCGCCCAGATCGGCGATGAGACCATGGTCAAGAAGCTGTTCGATATTTTGGGCCCGCGTTACAAGGACCGCAATGGTGGCTACACCCGCGTCCTCAAGGCCGGCTTCCGTCACGGCGATAATGCCCCGGTCGGCATCATCGAGTTCGTCGATCGCGACGTCGAGGCCCGGGGCAAGGATTCCGGCCCGACCGCCGACTTCACGCGTGATGAAGAGAGCGAAGCCGCGTAG